A window from Armatimonadota bacterium encodes these proteins:
- a CDS encoding MgtC/SapB family protein produces MTDFAAAGIVEILVRLVLALVLGALIGLERESVEKPAGLRTHTLVTLGAALFTLISKEGFFGSGADPARIASNIVVGIGFLGAGTIWRSGVTVTGLTTAATLWTSAAIGTAVGAGFYLGAVVATALVVIILIPFKALERHLPRRGLATVELLLVDRPGQLGKIGTVLGAHNVNIENVEMSERLDEHVHISLAVRLPARLSRDDVLVALSDVDGVVQVRWKE; encoded by the coding sequence GTGACAGACTTCGCCGCCGCTGGCATCGTGGAGATCCTGGTGCGCCTGGTCCTGGCGCTGGTCCTAGGCGCGCTCATCGGCCTGGAGCGGGAGAGCGTGGAGAAGCCGGCGGGCCTGCGCACGCACACGCTGGTCACCCTGGGGGCGGCGCTGTTCACCCTCATCTCCAAGGAGGGGTTCTTCGGCTCCGGCGCCGACCCGGCGCGCATCGCCAGCAACATTGTGGTGGGCATCGGCTTCCTGGGCGCGGGGACCATCTGGCGCAGCGGCGTCACCGTGACCGGCCTGACCACGGCGGCCACCCTGTGGACCTCTGCGGCCATCGGCACGGCCGTGGGCGCCGGTTTCTACCTGGGAGCGGTGGTGGCCACGGCGCTGGTGGTGATCATCCTCATCCCGTTCAAGGCCCTGGAGCGCCACCTGCCCCGCCGCGGTCTGGCCACCGTGGAGCTGCTGCTGGTGGACCGTCCGGGGCAGCTGGGGAAGATCGGCACGGTGCTGGGGGCGCACAACGTGAACATCGAGAACGTGGAGATGTCCGAACGCCTGGACGAGCACGTGCACATCTCGCTGGCCGTCCGCCTACCCGCCCGCCTCTCCCGCGACGACGTGCTGGTGGCGTTGAGCGATGTGGACGGGGTGGTGCAGGTGCGCTGGAAGGAGTAG
- a CDS encoding VWA domain-containing protein — MPAFAVPQALWLLLALPLIILLHMLRARRVPHTVSSTLLWERTTRDLVVRLPVRRLERSLLLLLQLLAVTLLALALARPVVSIPGVAGDALVLVFDTSRSMQAYDAGEREPLGRFAAARQAALRLVEGAAGLPVMVLEAGAAPRVVLDFTADPAMVRRAILRLAPGDGRCDLEAAVRAAVAQRLRGRAPQVVVYTDTPGPRLPRVTYRTFGRPSENLALVRMAASTSGTGRPVLLTAVRNFGSTDRRTTVHVAWPDGTENTAPLLVPAGEVAVRVWPVRGEGVARVRLEARDVLPADDRGEVVVGRAALPRVLLVSPGNPFLEAALQVLPVRAVGRAARPDPAAWPAYDVVVLDRVDVRTLPPGRYLIAGSVPETLPLDVEAPTPGVSVLRTVPTHPLLRMADLTGIRTEEALTLRPRGGTVLAEGSVPLLWVLERPELRVVLLPFDLLRSDLPAHPAFPILMANILEWLAPLPTVEAGTTAVLPAAAAPASLVDPSGRVLPVMARGGVLALPRLDRAGVYVLRTGSREQPIAVVAPPQESDLRQVGPSLGQAADGEVRQQELWWVLLLLALGVLLAEGVLWLRSRPPWPRRRPPLRHELPVLRLLALGLLLLALAGLEIARGGADLAVVFALDLSDSVPVAERQRALDLARTAVAERGPGHRFGLVIFGAEATIAEGLTDLPRLAPGARPPGHRTDIGAAIRTALGLLPPSGARRIVLMSDGRDTAGSASEAAALAATAGVDVAVVPLGAGAAVDARIDTLQTPAEVRSGERFEVRVWVETSEPASGVFRLFLGGRQVWQEVVRLPPGRSLLRVPQQAADPGALIYEARLEVAPDDLVENNRGFAVVQVVGVPAVVYAAREPGPLLRWLRAQGLEVRETLPEALPADAAAYAGTPVVVLDDVPATVLSPAQMRALREYVSVLGGGLVVAGGPHTFGPGGYAATDLEATLPLSMDVRHRVAIPSVAVVLVIDASGSMGSFGPEIAKVELAKEAAQSVIDLLGDRDLIGVVAFDQAPHWLARPTEARQREQILGQVSRITAGGGTNLYPALLEAEQVLRQVQAKVKHVIVLSDGQTDPGDFQRLVARMAREKITLSSVAVGNDADQEFMRDLAAWGRGRYYFTRDLYTIPQIVTAEAVLATRAYLIEEQFRPLISPASPLLRGLAPPPLGGYVATAPKPSATLHALTPQQDPLLASWQFGLGRVVAFTSDARPRWAARWLSWPDVAIFWSRLVRWAVAPPSGELEVQAQVEGDVVHVVLDARDRAGTLLTDLEARAQVVGRGAPASLEQTAPGRYEGRLMVEGPGGYLVTVEARRQGRLVGVGRTPVAVSSPPELAAPGAGGGVLSRLVEAAGARVVATPAEILAPPSGGGKRRVPAWPPLAGAALGLFLAEVTLRRLPVIREVGGRGVAAVLAWLRQAPPPPGDADREYEAADQWLLARGQPEASEDMERAARLYIARLRQLQESDRSKERR; from the coding sequence ATGCCGGCCTTCGCCGTGCCGCAGGCCCTCTGGCTGCTCCTGGCGCTGCCGTTGATCATCCTGCTGCACATGCTGCGGGCGCGTCGCGTGCCGCACACCGTGAGCAGCACCCTGCTGTGGGAACGCACCACCCGGGACCTGGTGGTGCGCCTGCCCGTGCGCCGTCTGGAGCGCAGCCTGCTGCTTTTGCTGCAGCTGCTGGCGGTGACCCTGCTGGCCCTGGCCCTGGCCCGCCCGGTGGTGTCCATCCCCGGCGTCGCCGGGGATGCGCTGGTTCTCGTTTTCGACACCTCGCGCAGCATGCAGGCGTATGACGCCGGGGAACGGGAGCCGCTCGGCCGCTTCGCCGCGGCACGGCAGGCCGCGCTGCGGCTGGTGGAGGGCGCCGCGGGCCTGCCGGTGATGGTGCTGGAGGCGGGTGCAGCGCCGCGCGTGGTCCTGGACTTCACCGCGGATCCGGCGATGGTGCGCCGCGCCATCCTCCGGCTGGCCCCGGGGGACGGGCGCTGCGACCTGGAGGCCGCCGTACGTGCGGCGGTGGCGCAGCGCCTGCGCGGCCGCGCACCGCAGGTAGTGGTCTACACCGACACTCCCGGTCCCCGCCTGCCGCGGGTGACCTACCGCACCTTTGGTCGCCCCTCGGAGAACCTGGCGCTGGTACGGATGGCAGCCAGCACCAGCGGCACGGGTCGCCCGGTGCTCCTGACCGCGGTGCGGAATTTCGGCAGCACCGACCGGCGTACCACCGTGCACGTGGCCTGGCCGGACGGCACAGAAAACACAGCCCCGCTGCTCGTCCCCGCCGGGGAGGTGGCGGTACGGGTATGGCCGGTGCGGGGAGAAGGGGTGGCCCGCGTGCGCCTGGAGGCCAGAGACGTCCTCCCTGCCGACGACCGGGGAGAAGTTGTGGTGGGCCGGGCGGCCCTACCGCGGGTACTCCTGGTCTCCCCCGGGAACCCCTTCCTGGAGGCCGCGCTGCAGGTGCTGCCTGTGCGTGCCGTCGGGCGCGCCGCTCGCCCCGACCCCGCGGCCTGGCCGGCCTACGATGTAGTGGTCCTCGACCGCGTGGACGTGCGGACCCTGCCGCCGGGCCGCTACCTGATCGCGGGCAGCGTGCCGGAGACGCTGCCGCTGGATGTGGAGGCCCCCACCCCCGGTGTCTCCGTCCTGCGCACCGTCCCCACGCACCCACTCCTGCGGATGGCGGACCTGACCGGTATCCGGACCGAAGAAGCCCTCACCCTTCGGCCGCGGGGCGGGACGGTGCTGGCGGAGGGGAGCGTGCCCCTGCTCTGGGTCCTGGAGCGGCCCGAGCTGCGGGTGGTGCTGCTACCTTTCGACCTGCTCCGCTCCGACCTGCCTGCCCATCCGGCGTTTCCCATCCTCATGGCCAACATCCTGGAGTGGCTGGCTCCGCTGCCCACCGTAGAGGCGGGGACGACGGCCGTGCTGCCGGCTGCCGCTGCCCCGGCCTCACTGGTGGACCCCTCGGGCCGGGTGCTGCCCGTGATGGCGCGCGGCGGCGTCCTGGCCCTGCCCAGGCTGGACCGCGCCGGAGTGTATGTACTGCGCACCGGGTCCCGGGAGCAGCCGATCGCCGTAGTCGCGCCTCCGCAGGAGTCGGACCTGCGCCAGGTGGGGCCTTCCCTGGGTCAGGCGGCTGACGGGGAAGTCCGTCAGCAGGAGCTGTGGTGGGTCCTGCTGCTGCTTGCCCTGGGTGTCCTGCTGGCCGAGGGGGTCCTCTGGCTGCGGTCCCGGCCTCCCTGGCCGCGGCGTCGCCCACCCCTGCGGCACGAGCTCCCCGTGTTGCGGCTACTGGCGCTGGGGCTACTCCTTTTGGCCCTGGCCGGGCTGGAGATCGCCCGCGGTGGCGCAGACCTAGCCGTGGTCTTCGCCCTCGACCTCTCCGACAGCGTCCCCGTGGCCGAGCGGCAGCGGGCGCTGGACCTGGCGCGCACGGCGGTGGCCGAGCGAGGACCGGGGCACCGTTTCGGCCTCGTCATCTTCGGCGCGGAAGCCACCATCGCCGAGGGCCTGACCGACCTCCCCCGGCTGGCTCCGGGGGCCAGGCCACCGGGGCACCGCACCGACATCGGGGCGGCCATCCGCACCGCGCTGGGCCTGCTGCCTCCCTCCGGGGCGCGCCGCATCGTTTTGATGAGCGACGGCCGGGACACCGCTGGCAGCGCCTCCGAGGCGGCGGCGCTGGCCGCCACTGCAGGGGTGGACGTGGCGGTCGTTCCCCTGGGTGCCGGCGCGGCGGTGGACGCACGCATCGACACACTGCAGACCCCGGCAGAAGTGCGGTCGGGCGAGCGGTTCGAGGTGCGGGTCTGGGTCGAGACGTCCGAACCGGCCTCGGGCGTCTTCCGCCTCTTCCTCGGCGGGCGCCAGGTATGGCAGGAGGTGGTGCGCCTTCCGCCGGGCCGGAGCCTGCTCCGGGTCCCCCAGCAGGCGGCGGACCCGGGCGCGCTTATCTACGAGGCGCGCCTGGAGGTCGCGCCCGACGACCTGGTGGAGAACAACCGGGGCTTCGCCGTCGTCCAGGTGGTGGGCGTCCCGGCAGTTGTCTACGCCGCCCGCGAGCCCGGTCCGTTGCTGCGGTGGCTGCGCGCGCAGGGCCTGGAGGTGCGGGAGACCCTCCCCGAGGCGCTGCCGGCGGACGCGGCGGCCTACGCCGGCACTCCTGTGGTGGTCCTGGACGATGTCCCGGCGACGGTGCTCTCCCCGGCGCAGATGCGCGCCCTGCGGGAGTACGTCTCTGTCCTGGGCGGCGGACTGGTGGTCGCAGGCGGCCCGCACACCTTCGGCCCCGGTGGGTACGCCGCCACCGACCTGGAAGCGACCCTTCCCCTATCTATGGATGTGCGCCATCGAGTGGCCATCCCCTCAGTGGCCGTGGTGCTGGTGATCGACGCCTCCGGGAGCATGGGCAGCTTCGGTCCCGAGATCGCCAAGGTGGAGCTGGCGAAGGAGGCGGCGCAGTCGGTCATCGACCTGCTGGGTGACCGCGACCTGATCGGCGTGGTTGCCTTCGACCAGGCCCCGCACTGGCTGGCGCGGCCCACGGAGGCACGACAGCGGGAGCAGATCCTGGGCCAGGTCTCGCGGATCACCGCCGGCGGCGGGACCAACCTCTATCCGGCGCTGCTGGAAGCGGAGCAGGTGCTACGGCAGGTTCAGGCCAAGGTCAAGCACGTCATTGTCCTCTCTGACGGGCAGACCGACCCGGGCGATTTCCAGCGGCTGGTCGCACGGATGGCGCGGGAGAAGATCACCCTCTCCAGCGTGGCCGTCGGCAATGACGCCGACCAGGAGTTCATGCGGGACCTGGCGGCGTGGGGAAGGGGCCGCTACTACTTCACCCGCGACCTCTATACCATCCCCCAGATTGTCACCGCCGAGGCGGTCCTGGCCACGCGTGCCTACCTGATCGAAGAGCAGTTCCGCCCGCTGATCTCGCCCGCCTCGCCGCTGCTGCGTGGCCTGGCCCCGCCGCCGCTGGGAGGCTATGTGGCCACGGCGCCCAAACCCTCGGCGACGCTGCATGCCCTGACCCCGCAGCAGGATCCCCTTCTGGCCTCCTGGCAGTTCGGGCTGGGCCGTGTCGTGGCCTTTACCTCGGACGCGCGCCCGCGCTGGGCTGCCCGCTGGCTCTCCTGGCCTGACGTTGCCATCTTCTGGTCGCGCCTGGTGCGCTGGGCGGTGGCCCCTCCCTCCGGGGAGCTCGAGGTGCAGGCGCAGGTGGAGGGGGATGTGGTGCACGTAGTGCTGGACGCCCGAGACCGCGCCGGCACCCTGCTCACCGACCTGGAGGCGCGGGCGCAGGTCGTCGGCCGTGGGGCGCCCGCCTCACTGGAGCAGACCGCGCCGGGACGATACGAGGGCCGTCTGATGGTGGAGGGACCGGGAGGATACCTGGTCACGGTGGAGGCGCGGAGGCAGGGACGCCTGGTGGGCGTCGGGCGAACCCCTGTTGCTGTCTCCTCCCCGCCCGAGCTGGCCGCCCCCGGAGCCGGCGGCGGCGTCCTCTCCCGTCTGGTGGAGGCGGCGGGGGCGCGAGTGGTTGCTACTCCCGCCGAGATCCTGGCGCCGCCATCTGGCGGCGGGAAGCGGCGCGTGCCGGCCTGGCCTCCCCTGGCGGGAGCGGCCCTGGGGCTCTTCCTGGCCGAAGTGACGCTGCGTCGCCTCCCGGTTATCCGCGAGGTGGGGGGGCGAGGCGTGGCCGCGGTACTGGCATGGCTGCGCCAGGCGCCTCCGCCTCCGGGGGATGCGGACCGCGAGTACGAGGCGGCCGACCAGTGGCTTCTGGCACGGGGCCAGCCGGAGGCCAGCGAGGACATGGAGCGGGCGGCCCGTCTCTACATCGCCCGCCTGCGTCAGCTCCAGGAGTCCGACAGATCCAAGGAGCGGCGTTGA
- the ispG gene encoding flavodoxin-dependent (E)-4-hydroxy-3-methylbut-2-enyl-diphosphate synthase, which translates to MRTETRPVRVGRVTIGGGAPIAVQSMTTSDTRDVGATLAQIYQLAAEGCEIVRLAVPDREAAAALREIVPRSPTPVVADIHFDYRLALLALEAGVHKLRLNPGNIGSRERTRLVARAAQERGVPIRIGANIGSLSKATLRHFGPTAEALVESALEDVRVLEDLGFTDLVISVKASEVPMAIAAYTLLSTRVRYPLHVGITEAGTLGPGTVKSAVGIGAILARGIGDTIRVSLAADPVEEVRVAYQILSSLGLRQRGVQLVACPSCGRAEVDIIAIAQEVERRLAQIRSPVKVAVMGCAVNGPGEARLADLGIACGRGMGLLFRDGRIVASLPEERLVDALMEHVAAVAREKYGEEADP; encoded by the coding sequence CTGCGCACCGAGACCCGGCCGGTCCGCGTGGGCCGGGTGACCATCGGCGGCGGCGCCCCCATCGCCGTCCAGTCCATGACCACTAGCGACACGCGCGATGTGGGCGCCACGCTGGCCCAGATCTACCAGCTGGCGGCGGAAGGGTGCGAGATCGTCCGCCTGGCGGTGCCCGACCGGGAGGCGGCGGCCGCCCTGCGGGAGATCGTGCCGCGCAGCCCCACGCCTGTCGTCGCCGACATCCACTTCGACTACCGTCTGGCGCTACTGGCCCTGGAGGCGGGTGTGCACAAACTGCGGCTCAACCCGGGGAATATCGGCAGCCGGGAGCGGACGCGTCTCGTGGCCCGCGCCGCCCAGGAGCGGGGCGTGCCTATCCGCATCGGGGCCAACATCGGATCGCTCTCCAAGGCCACGCTGCGCCACTTCGGCCCCACCGCGGAAGCCCTGGTGGAGAGTGCCCTGGAGGACGTCAGGGTGCTGGAGGACCTGGGCTTCACCGACCTGGTCATCTCCGTGAAAGCCTCCGAGGTGCCCATGGCCATCGCCGCCTACACCCTGCTCAGCACTCGCGTGCGCTATCCGCTGCACGTGGGCATCACCGAGGCGGGGACGCTGGGGCCGGGGACGGTGAAGTCCGCCGTGGGCATCGGCGCCATCCTGGCCCGGGGCATCGGCGACACCATCCGCGTCTCCCTGGCGGCGGACCCGGTGGAGGAGGTGCGGGTGGCTTACCAGATTCTCTCCAGCCTGGGCCTGCGCCAGCGCGGCGTCCAGCTGGTGGCCTGTCCCTCCTGCGGCCGGGCGGAGGTGGACATCATTGCCATCGCCCAGGAGGTGGAGCGGCGCCTGGCGCAGATCCGATCGCCGGTGAAGGTGGCGGTGATGGGCTGCGCCGTCAACGGCCCGGGGGAGGCCCGTCTGGCCGACCTGGGCATCGCCTGCGGTCGGGGGATGGGACTGCTCTTCCGCGACGGCCGCATCGTGGCCAGCCTGCCGGAGGAGCGGCTGGTGGACGCGCTGATGGAGCACGTGGCCGCCGTCGCCCGGGAGAAGTACGGGGAGGAGGCGGATCCGTGA
- a CDS encoding methionine adenosyltransferase: MGSTSVEFLSGKPVSEHEVEIVERKGVGHPDSICDAIMERVSIALSREYLQRFGSILHHNIDKALLVAGAADVAFGGGRVTEPMRLIFGDRATAVVNGERVPVEEIAINTARVWFREHLRFVDPERDVIYDVQIKPGSPELVDIFQRETPCANDTSAAVGYAPLTQTEEIVRRVEQLMNSRTFKEDFPEAGEDIKIMGFRQGRELNLTAAVAFVDRFIPDEATYFRRKKEMHDAVHDFVLQQSTFDNITLDINTLDRPGRGLGGVYLTVTGTSAESGDSGQIGRGNKVNGVIALNRPMGTEAAAGKNPVSHVGKIYTIMTHQVAARIYEEVPGVREVYVWMLSQIGAPIDRPKIAAAQIIPARGARKSVLRRRTLEILERELANITFLTRELAEGRYPVV; the protein is encoded by the coding sequence GTGGGCAGCACCAGCGTGGAGTTTCTCAGCGGGAAGCCGGTCTCCGAGCACGAGGTGGAAATCGTGGAGCGCAAAGGGGTCGGCCATCCGGACTCCATCTGCGACGCCATCATGGAGCGGGTCTCCATCGCCCTGAGCCGGGAGTACCTGCAGCGGTTCGGGTCCATCCTGCACCACAACATCGACAAGGCGCTGCTGGTGGCCGGGGCCGCCGATGTGGCCTTCGGCGGGGGGCGGGTCACCGAGCCCATGCGCCTGATCTTTGGTGACCGGGCCACGGCCGTGGTGAACGGCGAGCGCGTCCCGGTCGAGGAGATCGCCATCAACACGGCCAGGGTCTGGTTCCGGGAGCACCTGCGCTTTGTGGACCCCGAGCGCGATGTGATCTACGACGTGCAGATCAAGCCGGGCTCCCCCGAGCTGGTGGACATCTTCCAGCGGGAGACCCCTTGCGCCAACGACACCTCGGCGGCGGTGGGCTACGCGCCCCTGACCCAGACCGAGGAAATCGTCCGCCGCGTGGAGCAGTTGATGAACTCCCGCACCTTCAAGGAAGACTTCCCCGAAGCGGGGGAGGACATCAAGATCATGGGGTTCCGCCAGGGGCGGGAGCTGAACTTGACAGCGGCGGTAGCCTTCGTCGACCGCTTCATCCCCGACGAGGCCACATACTTCCGCCGCAAGAAGGAGATGCACGACGCCGTGCACGACTTCGTCCTGCAGCAGTCCACCTTTGACAACATCACCCTGGATATCAACACCCTGGACCGGCCCGGCCGGGGGCTGGGCGGGGTCTACCTCACCGTCACCGGAACCTCCGCGGAGAGCGGCGACTCCGGGCAGATCGGCCGGGGCAACAAGGTCAACGGCGTGATCGCCCTGAACCGGCCCATGGGCACCGAGGCGGCTGCGGGGAAGAACCCCGTCTCGCACGTGGGGAAGATTTACACCATCATGACCCACCAGGTGGCGGCGCGCATCTACGAGGAGGTCCCCGGGGTGCGGGAGGTTTACGTGTGGATGCTAAGCCAGATCGGCGCGCCCATCGACAGGCCCAAGATCGCCGCGGCGCAGATCATTCCGGCACGGGGTGCGCGCAAGAGCGTGCTGCGGCGACGGACCCTGGAGATCCTGGAGCGGGAGCTGGCCAACATCACCTTCCTGACCCGTGAGCTGGCCGAAGGGCGCTACCCCGTCGTCTGA
- a CDS encoding AAA family ATPase, with protein MDPQEFRQAFRRLKAEIQKVIVGYETLIEEVLTALIAGGHVLLEGVPGLGKTLLVKTLAQALDLRYSRIQFTPDLMPADIIGTNVVMQDEAGRRFFEFQRGPIFSQIVLADEINRATPKTQSALLEAMQEHAVTAVGVHYPLEEPFFVLATQNPIEMEGTYPLPEAQVDRFLFKLRLPFPALDDLVKIMERTTGPQLPAVQPVASGATILAMQALAREVAVATHVKDYVARLIRATHPEAEGAASQARRFVRYGASPRGALALLLAAKVRALLQERANVAFEDLRAVALPALRHRIILNFEGEAEGIDPDDVVRNVLEETPELVRVRR; from the coding sequence GTGGATCCTCAGGAGTTCCGGCAGGCCTTTCGCCGGCTGAAGGCCGAAATCCAGAAGGTGATCGTCGGCTACGAGACGCTGATCGAGGAGGTGCTGACGGCACTCATCGCCGGAGGGCACGTGCTGCTGGAGGGCGTGCCCGGCCTGGGGAAGACTCTGCTGGTGAAGACGCTGGCCCAGGCCCTGGACCTGCGCTATTCCCGCATCCAGTTCACACCGGACCTGATGCCTGCGGACATCATCGGGACCAACGTGGTCATGCAGGACGAGGCGGGCCGGCGCTTCTTCGAGTTCCAGCGCGGCCCCATCTTCTCGCAGATCGTCCTGGCCGATGAGATCAACCGGGCCACGCCCAAGACCCAGTCCGCGCTGCTGGAGGCGATGCAGGAGCACGCGGTGACCGCGGTAGGGGTGCACTACCCGCTGGAAGAGCCCTTCTTCGTCCTGGCCACGCAGAACCCCATCGAGATGGAGGGGACCTACCCGCTGCCCGAGGCGCAGGTGGACCGGTTCCTGTTCAAGCTGCGCCTCCCCTTTCCCGCGCTGGACGACCTGGTGAAGATCATGGAACGCACCACCGGGCCGCAGCTGCCGGCGGTGCAGCCGGTGGCCTCTGGCGCCACCATCCTGGCCATGCAGGCTCTGGCCCGGGAGGTGGCGGTGGCCACGCACGTCAAGGACTATGTGGCCCGCCTCATCCGGGCCACGCACCCCGAGGCCGAGGGGGCGGCCTCCCAGGCCAGGCGCTTCGTACGCTACGGCGCCAGCCCGCGCGGGGCGCTGGCGCTGCTGCTGGCGGCCAAGGTGCGGGCCCTGTTGCAGGAGCGGGCCAACGTGGCCTTCGAGGATCTGCGCGCCGTAGCCCTGCCGGCACTGCGTCACCGGATCATCCTCAACTTCGAGGGGGAGGCGGAGGGGATTGACCCCGATGACGTGGTGCGCAACGTGCTGGAGGAAACTCCGGAGCTGGTGCGGGTGCGCCGGTGA
- a CDS encoding DUF58 domain-containing protein yields MSEPLLLDPHFLSRLETLSLRTRRIVRSGMRGERRSATLGRGVEFADYRGYQPGDDYRYVDWNIFSRLDRLFVKLFSEEEEINVHLLVDRSRSMGFPPGPAAPSKLRYAAQVAAAIGTIGLVNMDRVSAAAFDRQVGDAFGPARGRSQTFQLFRFLSGLEPGGGSDLAAVMREYVHQTRRRGLLVLLSDLLMAEGVEEGLKLARARHFDLFVLHILSEEDLAPPLAGELRLIDCETGRAVEVTADGAALRAFARARDRYLSGLEQFCLRHGIDYLRATTAVPLADLILRYLRVGGLIT; encoded by the coding sequence GTGAGTGAGCCGCTGCTGCTCGACCCCCATTTCCTCAGCCGGCTGGAAACCCTCAGCCTGCGCACCCGCCGCATCGTGCGCAGCGGGATGCGAGGAGAGCGGCGCTCCGCCACCCTGGGGCGGGGGGTCGAGTTCGCGGACTACCGCGGCTACCAGCCCGGCGACGACTATCGCTACGTCGACTGGAATATCTTCTCCCGCCTGGACCGCCTCTTCGTCAAGCTGTTCAGCGAGGAGGAGGAGATCAACGTGCACCTGCTGGTGGATCGGTCCAGGTCCATGGGGTTTCCTCCCGGTCCTGCCGCTCCGTCCAAGCTGCGCTACGCGGCCCAGGTGGCGGCGGCCATCGGCACCATCGGCCTGGTGAACATGGACCGGGTGAGCGCGGCGGCCTTCGACCGCCAGGTTGGGGACGCCTTCGGCCCGGCCCGCGGCCGCTCCCAGACCTTCCAGCTCTTCCGCTTCCTCAGCGGGCTGGAGCCGGGCGGGGGCAGCGACCTGGCGGCGGTGATGCGCGAGTACGTGCACCAGACGCGACGACGGGGCCTGCTGGTTCTGCTCTCCGACCTGCTGATGGCGGAAGGCGTCGAGGAGGGGTTGAAGCTGGCCCGCGCCCGCCACTTCGACCTGTTCGTTCTGCACATCCTCAGCGAGGAGGACCTGGCCCCGCCGCTGGCCGGAGAGCTGCGCCTGATCGACTGCGAGACCGGACGGGCCGTAGAGGTGACCGCTGACGGCGCCGCCCTGAGGGCGTTCGCCCGCGCCCGCGACCGCTACCTCTCCGGTCTGGAGCAGTTCTGCCTGCGCCACGGCATCGACTACCTGCGGGCCACCACCGCCGTTCCCCTGGCAGACCTGATCCTGCGCTACCTGCGGGTGGGAGGGTTGATCACCTGA
- a CDS encoding zinc ribbon domain-containing protein produces the protein MPIYEYRCIAHGHQFDLHQPVGAEPPSCPVCGSPTRKVYSSVGLIFKGPGFHVTDYRRPGGSDGPGTTAEGKATAGETRRPGGSGDSSTT, from the coding sequence ATGCCGATCTACGAGTACCGATGCATTGCGCACGGTCACCAGTTCGACCTACATCAGCCCGTGGGCGCCGAGCCGCCGAGCTGTCCAGTCTGCGGCAGCCCCACGCGCAAGGTCTACAGCTCGGTCGGCCTCATCTTCAAGGGGCCAGGGTTCCACGTGACCGACTACCGCCGCCCCGGCGGTAGTGATGGACCCGGCACGACCGCAGAGGGCAAGGCTACCGCGGGCGAAACCAGGAGGCCCGGCGGCTCGGGCGACTCCTCCACCACCTGA
- a CDS encoding M50 family metallopeptidase, giving the protein MTDLPAALSSGGWLLVTIVAFGAMILVHELGHFLVAKRAGVVIHTFALGFGPRLFATQRGQTTYAVNLIPFGGYVRMAGEDFAEEEPGEGSFRAQPVGVRMAIVAAGPLMNLALAAVLLAVIAATFGVPTGITNRVGMLVPICGQPQGAAPPAPCPATQVGLAPGDAIVAINGRPTPSGQEVVETIHRSPGRQLVLTVERQGRRFDVTVTPRLDAARRIGLIGFAPEIVRRRYSPPAALAWGVQRTGEFAVGFVGAIRNLVREGTLLRHLGGPVAAGRALVEAGRSGGENFFYVAASLSIIIGLFNLIPIPALDGGRFAFLLVEAVRRRPVDPRREGYVHLVGFVLLFLLLIFLTVQDIQR; this is encoded by the coding sequence ATGACCGACCTGCCCGCAGCGCTCTCCAGCGGCGGATGGCTGCTGGTCACCATCGTGGCGTTTGGGGCCATGATCCTGGTCCACGAGCTGGGTCACTTCCTGGTGGCGAAGCGCGCGGGCGTGGTCATCCACACCTTCGCCCTGGGCTTCGGCCCGCGGCTCTTCGCCACGCAGCGAGGCCAGACCACTTACGCGGTCAACCTGATACCCTTCGGCGGGTATGTGCGCATGGCCGGAGAAGACTTCGCCGAGGAGGAGCCCGGGGAGGGCTCCTTCCGGGCGCAGCCGGTGGGGGTGCGCATGGCCATCGTTGCCGCCGGACCGCTGATGAACCTGGCGCTGGCGGCCGTGCTCCTGGCGGTGATCGCCGCCACCTTCGGGGTTCCTACAGGGATCACCAACCGCGTCGGCATGCTGGTACCCATCTGCGGCCAGCCCCAGGGCGCCGCTCCGCCCGCCCCCTGCCCGGCGACACAGGTGGGGCTGGCGCCGGGGGACGCCATCGTGGCCATCAACGGCCGGCCCACGCCCAGCGGGCAGGAGGTGGTGGAGACCATCCACCGCAGTCCGGGGCGACAGCTCGTCCTCACGGTGGAACGGCAGGGGCGGCGCTTCGACGTGACGGTCACCCCCCGGCTGGATGCGGCGCGCCGCATCGGGCTCATCGGGTTTGCTCCGGAGATCGTCCGCCGGCGCTACAGCCCCCCGGCCGCGCTGGCCTGGGGGGTGCAGCGCACGGGGGAGTTCGCTGTCGGCTTCGTCGGGGCCATCAGGAACCTGGTGCGTGAGGGGACGCTGCTGCGCCACCTGGGCGGCCCGGTAGCGGCGGGCCGGGCGCTGGTCGAGGCCGGACGCAGCGGGGGGGAGAACTTCTTTTATGTGGCGGCGTCGCTCTCCATCATCATCGGCCTGTTCAACCTGATTCCCATTCCGGCGCTGGACGGGGGGCGCTTCGCCTTCCTCCTGGTGGAGGCAGTGCGGCGCCGTCCGGTGGACCCGCGCCGCGAAGGCTACGTCCACCTGGTGGGCTTTGTCCTCCTATTCCTCCTGCTGATATTCTTGACGGTGCAGGACATCCAGCGATGA